The following nucleotide sequence is from Zingiber officinale cultivar Zhangliang chromosome 10A, Zo_v1.1, whole genome shotgun sequence.
AATACTTGAATTCATGACCTCTAGATCATACAATTACAATTTTACTGTTTTACCAAGAATCTCCTTCATCACAAAATGATTACTttaccattttttttaaattaagctCAATTCTGAAACTTGTTTGCATAAACTCTTTTTAACTTGATACAAAAGAGATTCTACCATGTTATTACTTATTAATTGAAATAGGTCTTCAGTTCTTGTGCAGAGCAATTGAAGATGCTTCCATGAGTATGCTTCTTGTAAACTCTAGAAATCGCAAGAAGTATATAAAAAAATTGCacattgtatttcttgtcaatAACTTGAAAACATGAGGTAGCTTCATGGTATTTTTTCTAATAAACACTTCACGATATCAAATCTTGTAAATTATGCAAACTTTATTTACAGATATACCTCCTACAGAAAACTGAACAGATACAACAGCAAAATAGTTACAAGTAGAAAAGAGGATAGAAACAAATAAAACACACACAAAAACCACATTGATACCAAACCAGTTAACTAAATTGGCATCAGACAATCTGTCTCAAATTAGCAGTAGTTGATAAAAAAATTCACAACTCGTATCAAAATAATCTGAATGActgattaaataaaaataaaagtagtTGGTAGAAGAAAGTTATTACAAAGACTTTTGAGTAGTTGTTCTGGAAACCAGTTCGGTTTTAGATAACAGGTCGTCGCTGGTCTCCGATCTGATCCACTGACGACATCACTTTCGTCATCGCCCCGCCGCCAACTGCGACCGCTTCGTACCATCTCCAATATCTCGACACCGACGACGAGCTCCCTTTCGTCAAGAGTACTCAAGACACAACGATTCCTCTTTTGAACTTATTGGGAAAATCCAGAACAGTTAATGGCGGACGTGAAGCTCATCGGCGCACCGCTAAGTCCATACGTGCTACGAGCGATAATTGCTCTGAGCCTGAAGAAGGTGGAGTACGAGTTGCTGCAAGAGAAGTTCGGGAGCGAGCTGCTCCTCAAGTCGAATCCCATCTACAAGAAGATCCCCGTCCTCATCCACCACGACCGCCCCATCTGCGAGTCGGCCGTCATCGTGGAGTACATCGACGAGGTCTGGCCAGAGTCCGGCTGGGGCGCCATCCTCCCGGCTGACGCCTACCACCGCTCGCTCCACCGCTTCTGGACCTTCTACGTCGATGACAAGGTTAGTTAGCTAATTAATTAGTTTTCGTCTATAGTTGATTTTGCCGTGAATGCCTCTTATATTTTGTCTGCTGAATTGATGATTCTGCGCCTACAGTGGTGCCCGTCGTTGGTCGCCACAGGTAAGGCTGAAACAGAGGAAGCCAAGGCGGAGGCGGTGGAGCAGGTCCGCGCAGGGCTTCTGCTTCTGGAAGAAGCCTTCGTGAAGCTGAGTGAAGGGAAAGCCTTCTTCGGCGGCGATCGCGTATCGTATCTGGACGTCACGTTCGGGTGCTTTGCGAATTGGATCAAGGCGGTGGAGCAGTTGGTGAGCGTGGAGCTGTTGGATGCGGCGACGATGCCGGCACTGCACGGGTGGGCGGTGAGGTTCCTCGAGCACGAGGCGGTGAAGGAGGTGATGCCGGACAGCGGGAAGGTGCTCGAGTATTTGAAGACCCTTCAGTCAAAGGGAAAGAAGGACGCTGCCGACGCCAAGAATTAATAACGCTTAGCAATATAAACAAAACCTGTGAGATCGGTGAGAATGAACAAGGCAACCCAACCCTTTTAGGCATCAATGGGAATTAAATTGTTgggtttaaaaaataaattttcatttttaaatatattatctttGGTTGGTTTGaatttttagtttatatatatatatatacaaatttgTTATACTACGGACTCTATCCTGCGGATTGTTACGGACCAACTGCCAcatcatattattttattttttttaatacaatattttctcttaatttttttttcttcttctcgctTCTCGCTGTAACGAAACGCTCACCGCGCCTCGTCGCCGCGATCGTCGGCCGGACTCCAGACAGTCGGACGCTCGCGACTGGACGCTGCCGAAGGGAAGCGATCGTGCCGACTGGACGCTGCCGACTGGACGAGATCACAACCGGAATCTGGCGCGATCTCGTTCGAAATCCGGCCGCGATCGTGCCAGATTCTGGACGCCATCGCGACCGGAATCCGACGGGATCGCAGCCGGATTCCGGACGCGATCGCGACTGGACGTGATCGCGCCGGAATCCGGCGGCGATCTTGCTGGAATCTGGCACGATCACGTCCAGTCGCGAGCGTCCAGTACGTCGCGATAGCGGCCGGATTCCGGACGTTATCCCCGACGGGTTCACCTTCTGGTCTATAGTATGGGTGAGTCCAGGCGACCGGAGGCCGCCGGCGGTGGGCAGATGGCCGGTGGCAGGGCGTGTGGCGGGCGCGCGAGGAGGCGCGGTGAGCACAGTGAGCAGCGAGAACGTTTCGGCGAGAAcgaagagaaaaaagaaaaagaaaaagttacatttaaaaaattaaaaagaaaatgacATGGCAAGTCCGTAACAATCCGTAGAAAATAGTCCGTAGCATAACaatcctctatatatatatatatgaattgtcAATCCTTATTTTATTTATGAGCTTCTACATGCATCAATCTTACAGACCACGGATGTTCTTCAACAAGTTGGACGTCAAGCCCCTGTAAAATCCACGACGGCCTTCAAACCTTCAGCGACGAGTTAGCAATCATCTGCCTCTCATTTAACAATTATGAAATTGAGCA
It contains:
- the LOC122027145 gene encoding glutathione S-transferase U17-like is translated as MADVKLIGAPLSPYVLRAIIALSLKKVEYELLQEKFGSELLLKSNPIYKKIPVLIHHDRPICESAVIVEYIDEVWPESGWGAILPADAYHRSLHRFWTFYVDDKWCPSLVATGKAETEEAKAEAVEQVRAGLLLLEEAFVKLSEGKAFFGGDRVSYLDVTFGCFANWIKAVEQLVSVELLDAATMPALHGWAVRFLEHEAVKEVMPDSGKVLEYLKTLQSKGKKDAADAKN